The region CCACAAatgcaacaaaaggaaaatttcTCCAGTAACCTCTATGCAATGGGAAATCTTTCTTTTAAGTACCAAGTCAATTTCTTCAACTGTACAATGTATTCTAATTTGAAGGTTTTCAAATATaatacagtaaaaacaaaatataataaaattaagactATAAGAAAACAGAGTAAATGGTATGATTCaaataatgactaaaataaaatgacattatgGATTTTGTAATCAAcctataagtatatatttaaattttactttacataCATAAGATCACAGCTGAGGTTAACCATAATTTCAAAGTTTATCACCAGCCACTTGTGCTATTTTATCACGTTTGAAAATATTCACTCGTATTATTTACTTCAAACAGTGATCTATAAATTTGTTCAGATTATAATAATTAAGGACCTTTTCTTCTTCAGgataacttaaaaaattaatgatgacTTGAACATACTACTAAAGAAACTTTACTTTTTGATTATGGTCTCTGCATTGAAGATCTGTaggaatttttctttaataattttcaaatcttCCCGTGACCCCTCTGTTCATAGAAATATCATCTTTGAAATAACTTGTGTGAATACTTTATAAATCAAAAATGGATTCACATGACCATATTACCAGAATCACCAATTTTAACAGTCTCCTACATATTTTCTATATCACTTTTCTTGATTATAAAATGTCAGTAATATGAACATGCTCTTAATATAACAGAATGTTTAATTACATCAGTTTCCCATCAACACACCAAAGTCACTTAATAATTATATTGGCCATTTCCACTGATCGGCAGGAGGCTCTTCCACTAATGGCTCCCATAGTTtccattccttcatttttcttgccGGATTTAGTTCATGTTCAGCCTGAAGAATCACCTCTTCTAATTGACTGCCTTGAAGTTGCTCTTCTAATTTTTTAACATCTGGTTCCACTTTAACCATAGCCAGTTTCTCATTTGTAATCTGTTCTGTATACTTTCTATATGCTGCATTTTTAGGGATTTCCTCAAGAACATCAAGAATCTTTGTGTACAATATTCTAAGCCTCTCGTGTGGAGTATTGCACACAGCCAATCCCACAAGGCCAGTGGTCTTCTTCAGCACACCCACCATAACAGCGCCCTACAATGAATATTTCTTAGTCTCTGAACCCAGTAAAATTTACCTATATGGTACCCAcagttttgcaaacattttctgtaaactCTTCGTTAatatcttggctgggtgcggtggctcacgcctgtaatcccagcactttcggagaccaaggcgggtggatcacctgaggtcaggagttggagaccaac is a window of Pongo pygmaeus isolate AG05252 chromosome 4, NHGRI_mPonPyg2-v2.0_pri, whole genome shotgun sequence DNA encoding:
- the LOC129036830 gene encoding NADH dehydrogenase [ubiquinone] 1 alpha subcomplex subunit 5-like: MVGVLKKTTGLVGLAVCNTPHERLRILYTKILDVLEEIPKNAAYRKYTEQITNEKLAMVKVEPDVKKLEEQLQGSQLEEVILQAEHELNPARKMKEWKLWEPLVEEPPADQWKWPI